The following is a genomic window from Manihot esculenta cultivar AM560-2 chromosome 9, M.esculenta_v8, whole genome shotgun sequence.
acatcacaactaatcatatcaaggatgaacttgtcaccatttagccctctacatattccaatcatgccaggggtgtagtgcaggccacacctggtctttctcttatacataacataacatacataatccatggtgccgggggcgtagtgcaggccacgtccggtctttctcttacatagtgccaggggcgtagtgcaggccacatctggacttccatatcatatcatcatgtcataacatatgagggctaatggatcattcaacattcatccacatcaacaacatattatgcaatgcaacatattcgtgatttctaatgcaaacaacctaaaatatcacatggcatccgtgatgcatgaacatgctcaaaactgatttatttaattaaaagcataagagttattccactcacctctggcaagctctgacactgactgaagcaactgactcactgctggggtcctcggttcctcgtgtccgaacctatacaggtggactcaaatgagggaccaaacaactagaacataactctaaaaacatcccccaaaaaccccctaaaacatcatgaaacaaccatagaaggacatgcaaaggaggcctggacagggcactttcggcggcaagttcggcggccgaaagtccctccagagccgaaagtcaggcaggttcggcggcaccttcggcggccgaaactcccagacagagacgaaactcatgcatgttcggcggcactttcggcggccgaaactcccagacagaggcgaaagtcctcttttgggggcaagcttcggcggccgaatgctgcctccacaagagggttcggcggccgaaagtcctttcggctgccgaacctggtttctcccaaagggcagaaacttggttcaaacatgcacaaatgcctccaaactcaaaccatcatgcatttagctcaaccaaaacatgcatacaagctcctaggggtctcaaactatcttaaaccccaactacaacacatcaaacacacattacaagccacattgctcaaaaactcatcaaaaacccataaactcaacataagcttactcatgcattttctaccccatgaacttcataaaacttacttaaaacatacaatgagcttaagatcggctcttacctcttgaagatcgagagagagacgacctaaaactcggaggtgggagagattgggttcttgaacctccaagctccaaaactttgctcaaaagctcaaatcttcaaaacaaagttaaaacaaatgaaaaacttgaaagatctagaggaaaaacatcaaagattagTGAGGGACagcgaagagctcaccttggccgaaaatggggaaaaagctcgcccgttttcggctaagggacccttttatagtggctgtccaggccacgttcgggggccgaatgtgcctccgcatgcatgccatgttcggcggctgaacttgaggttcggcggccgaacctgggctcccctcacttatgccttcgggggcctaaggctcacccgaaaagcatgcatgttcggcggccgaactttgagtttcggcggccgaacctgagcttttcctccaaggttgtttctattcaaaaactcatttcctctttacttaaaatcatcaaaaacattaaaacatttcatgaaaacatggttttacccttctagaggtctccgacatccgagattccaccggacggtaggaattccgataccggagtctagccgggtattacattctcccccccttaagaacattcgtccccgaatgttcctcaactagcacatagcatggcatacacataacatgcatgcaaagcacataaaactcacagggaattaacctcagaaaagataagggtattgctggagcatggactcccgtgtctcccaggtgcactcttcaatattgtggtggttccataggactttcaccatcgggatttccttgtttctcagctttctgatctgggtggctatgatccgcactggctgctcaacataggtgagatcctcttagatctccacatcaggctcactaagaaccttgcccggatctgacacaaatttcctcaacattgaaacatggaaaaccggatggattctttccattgaagtaggcaaatctagcttgtacgacacattcccaatcttctgcaagacttcaaagggtccgatgtatcgtggggctagtttacctttcttcccaaagcgaaccactcctttcattggagacaccttgagcaataccagatccccctcctgaaactctacctgtcttctgcggatgtctgcataactcttctgtctgcttgcagcagtcttgattctctctctgattatgggtaccaccctgctggtgatctctactagctcaggccctgccaaggccttttctccaacttcctcccagcaaacaggtgacctgcacttcctcccatataaagcttcatatggagccatcccgatgctagcatgatggctgttattgtaggcaaactccatcaaaggtagatgctgcctccaagaaccgccaaagtccagcacacacattctaagcatatccttgatagtctggatggtcctttcggactgtccgtccgtctgggggtggaaggcagtattgaaatccaatctagtacccatggcattctgcagactccaccaaaacctggaggtgaactggggccctctatccgacactatcgaaacaggaaccccatccagcctgacgatctcatccacatatacctgcgccaacttgtccacagagtagccactcctgacagcgatgaagtgagcagatttggtgagcctgtccacaatcacccatatggagtccaatctgttggacactgccggtaaccccactacgaagtccatagctatattctcccatttccactctggaataggtagcgggttaagcattctagccggcttctgatgttccagcttcaccctctgacacacttcgcaggctgacacaaactgtgccacttctttcttcattgctggccaccaataaactttcttcaagtcttgatacatcttggtggctccggggtgaacgctgtatcttgcattatgagcctccctcataatgtctccttttagccctatgtcatctggtacacacaatcgactcccatagcggaggatccccttactgtcaaatctgaactcactgtccttgcttgactgaacagtcctggcaatcttcactaactctgggtcctcatgctgtttctgagccacttgctctagaaacacaggtgtcactctcatatgggccactaaagcaccggtaccagacaactccaactgtagaccttcatcaatgagcttgtaaaactccttcaccactggtctcctctctgccgtgatgtgggatagactgcctagtgacttccggcttagggcgtctgccacgacattcgccttacccggatgatactgaatcttgcaatcatagtcactcagcagctccacccatctcctctgtctcaagttcaaatctctttgactcaggatgtactgcaggcttttatgatctgtgaagatctcacattttaccccatagaggtagtgcctccacatcttgagtgcaaagattactgctgccatctcaaggtcatgtgtggggtaattcaactcatgcttctttagctgcctagaagcataagcaatcaccctctcattctgcatcagtacacaacccagtcccacacgggacgcatcacaaaagactgtaaagtcctcatcactagatggcagagctaaaactggtgctgaagtcaacctcttcttaagctcttcaaaactctcttcgcactggtcagtccacagaaatttctgattcttcctggttagtctggtcagaggagctgctatttttgagaagtcctaaacgaacctcctgtagtaacctgccaaacccaagaaactcctgatctccgtcactgaagtgggtctaggccagttagccacagtttctgtcttcttggggtccacctctatcccattctctgacactacatgccccaagaacgaaatgctcctcagccagaactcacacttagagaacttggcatacaagccatgttccctcaaggtctgcaaaaccaaccgcagatgatgggcatgctcctctgcattcctggaatacaccaagatatcatctatgaagacaataacaaagtgatccaggtactggctaaacactctgttcatgaggtccatgaatgctgcaggggcgttaattaacccgaacggcattacaaggaactcaaaatgcccatatctggtcttgaaagctgtctttggcacatcctcatctctgatcctcagctgatggtacccaaatctcagatctattttggagaaacaacccgctcctgctagctggtcgaatagatcgtcgatccttggcaaagggtacttgttcttggtagtgactttgttcaactgtctgtagtcgatacaaagtctaagggatccatccttctttctgacaaacaagactggagcaccccagggtgaggtactcggtcggatgaagcccttgtctaccagctcttgcaactgttctttcaattctttcaactccgctggagccatcctgtagagagggatagagatcggtcgggttccaggcatcaattctatctcgaactctatctccctagcaggtggtaaacctggcaactcgtctgggaagacgtctagaaactctctaaccactagcaccgaggcgggctctctagcctgactgctaagctctctcacatgagccaaatacccctgacatcccttcctaagcaacctacgagcctgaagagctgatatcagacctctaggtgtacccctcctgtctcctctgaagactacctctgacccatcctgacctctgaacctgactaccttgtccctgcagtccaaggtagcaccatgggtagataaccagtccatccctagaatgacgtcaaaatttgtcaagtctagaaccacaaggtcggcggacaagcatcttccctcaacaaacacaggactacactggcagactgactctgccactgatgaatcacacttgggtccactgacccagagaggacactctaactcagagatcatcaaccctaacctctggacggctctcggtgcaataaaagagtgagatgcgcccaggtccatcaaggcatacacatctgaacaaccaatgactaagttacctgccaccacggtgttagatgcatctgcctcctgctgtgtcattgtgaagatccgtgctggagctgatggaccttcacctctgaaacccgctgaaaaagaggctgcccctctccctctgcctctgccactggcctgagtcatggctggagctgctggctgcgctacactacctgaaactgtctgctgggactgtgccatcggggctgctcttggacattctcgagacatatgcccctgaacgatggcactggcctccatttttcgggccatatccactatggcatggaagctctccctatctgctgactggatcaaggaggaatatctggagtggagtttcatgatatacctccttgaccttttctggtctgagtcaaggttttgccctgcaaatggcaacagctccaaaaatctgtctgtgaactcctctacacgcatctcatcagtctgcctcaactgctcaaactctatcatcttcagctcccttgaactatctgggaaagcccatcctgcaaactcgtttgcaaactcctcccaagacatgctatccactttcgggttcacataattcttgaaccactctcgtgccttcttgcacttaagtgtgaacccagccatctgaatggctttactatcatcagccccaatctcatctgtgatcaccttgaccctctcaagatacacaaacgggtcatccccttttttcatactggggagcacccaacttcatgtagtcggtcatcttgaccttgctcccactggctaagctaggtctaggaggttgggtagctggggctgctggttctgctggaggaggaggaggtgcagcatcccctggggtagggtttactggatttggatagtaaggtgggggtagatacattgggtattgtgaatatggtggataataaggtgggtatggcatctgtgtgggataagggctaaagctgtggtagtccgatgtgcctcccatcgaatacccagggttttgtgagaagggtgggtagtaaggtggctgaacaaatctcgaggcctgagtgcctccttgggattctcccattccctcttctgacatgctaactcccaaactgccatccctcctctgctctacatccatatcatcccccatatcctcccccatatcctctgacgctcctccctgaactgttcctctgactgatctgcttctacccagatccaaagaccttctagggtctcttactgctctttctctgttagacctactagacattgccctaggcaatgctggaggacgggcactcatgccctcatcctcaggtggtactccagtcaatcttgctgatcgacgagttcctctcatcctgttttctgaaaaacagtacacatcacataaacattagcatcatatggttcatgtgggcacacatgaacccgcatcacacatcatagcatatcattaatgcacatgcatataatcatggcatttcacatcatcaaacgagacaggactccacatcctatcctagtggacatgatcttcctattgtgcttgaccttctataacatctatgagcccaacactctaggtccgaccatatgaacctagggctctgataccattctgtaacgacccgaaaatcggaccgctaccggtgctaggatccagatcggcttaaggccgccgggacccgtagcaagcctgacatgtaacctgtaaacctgtttaatcccatacatgatcaacaatcatacaaaaaaaatttaaaacttttctttcatacattctatcatacaccaaactcaacctgtgcatgcactgaacatagccataatcataaattagacccctctatgggatctcatcaatgcccccaatgggtggcataacaagtgttgagttggctaaacatagtcatcaataaacattaagatcatgtatcaaaaagggattacaatatactatggtcaagcacacttctaatcttaatatcgttacattacatatctatacatcattaagcaatctgtcatgtccacattctaactattacatacataagacttcattactcttcttgacttctctgtctaacccgtacctgcaaacctggggaatttgggagaggggtgagctactagagcccagtgagcagaatcataaagcatttaaaacacatgctatcatggaatgcatcacatcacaactaatcatatcaaggataaacttggttcaaacatgcacaaatgcctccaaactcaaaccatcatgcatttagctcaaccaaaacatgcatacaagctcctaggggtctcaaactaccttaaaccccaactacaacacatcaaacacacattacaagccacattgctcaaaaactcatcaaaaacccataaactcaacataagcttactcatgcattttctaccccatgaacttcataaaacttacttaaaaaatacaatgagcttaagatcggctcttacctcttgaagatcgagagagagacgacctaaaactcggaggtgggagagattgggttcttgaacctccaagctccaaaactttgctcaaaagctcaaatcttcaaaagaaagttaaaacaaatgaaaaacttgaaagatctagaggaaaaacatcaaagatcggtgagggatggcggagagctcaccttggccgaaaatggggaaaaagctcgcccgttttcggctaagggacccttttatagtggctgtccaggccacgttcgggggccgaatgtgcctccgcatgcatgccatgttcggcggctgaacttgaggttcggtggccgaacatgggctcccctcacttatgcctttgggggcctaaggctcacccaaaaagcatgcatgttcggcggccgaactttgagtttcagcggccgaacctgagcttttcctccaaggttgtttctattcaaaaactcatttcctctttacttaaaatcatcaaaaatattaaaacatttcatgaaaacatggttttacccttctagaggtctccgacggtaggaattccgataccggagtctagccgggtattacatcatgaTTCATCAACtcattattttttctctccCCTAGTGTCTTTGATGTTGATGATGAGACAATTCCTCTTCAGTTTTGAAATGGATATACATTCTTGAATCCTGATGAGCAGGCAATTGACTAGAGCTGGTTACTTGATTTTTATCTTAATTAGGTTGCCTAAGCTTTGAGCTAATAGAACTTACTAGTATCACCGGTCAATCAAAAGATGAGCCTGCAGGCTGCATGATCTACAATACAACTACAATTATAATCTCGACTGTTCTGATGGTTCAAAATGTTCCTCAATTTTGCGATTTTGTCAAATTTGTATTTAACATGCTATTCTTGACTGTTATTCTGATGGATAAAAATGTTTCCCCGAGCAGGGATCGAATGGTGCTTTAGAACATGCATTTAACCATTACAGGAACAATCCTGAGAACTGTAGCGACGATTTGATTTCAACTACCTGTAATTGTTTCATTTTCATGGAATTTTCTGTGGGAAATTTATCCTTTCAGAGTAGAAGATGACAGTTCTTTTACAAGACAGTTGCATAGAAGATGCACTTTTAGCATGCAAAAATTACATTATGCTTTGAATTAAATCACAACAATTTACATATCATCACAACCCAATATAATCTGAAGTTCAAACATAAAAACTCTCCTTTTTTTCTCATGTGGGTCATGGTACAAATTTCTGCAAGTGTGAGTAGACTGGGATACCCAACTATAACTGGTGGTCTGAGGCTTGGTCTCTTATGTGGGTCGTGGTACAAATTTCTCCAATGTCCTACCTGCAGCTACAAGGCTTTCGTCAGGTCATTTTAACTGCTGCTTCCTTCAACGTTTCCCTTTTCCAAGCCATTAGAAAGGTATACAATCACTGTACCATTTCCTCATTTGATGTTTAAAAGTTAGTGAACGGATTCCAATTCATTTGATGAAATTGTTTTTTGCAAGGCAGTTTCTACTGAAGGCAGGGCCATGCAGAACGTAGGATTGACAGGCTTGACGTTTTGGTCGCCAAATGTTAACATTTTTTGTGATCCCAGATGGGGAAGAGGCCAAGAGGCCCCTGGTTAGAAgtccatttattatttttcttttgtgtGCTTTTGAATTGTGATAATTCATGTAACAAAGCAAGACATGGAAGATACATTTCAACCTCCATTTAGAAGTTGTGTTCTTGATGGTAATATTGCCAGTGTAATGTGTTCCTACAATCAGGTCAATGGTAAGCCAACATGTGCTGATCCAAATCTTCTTTATGGGGTCATTCGAGGCGAATGGAAATTGAATGGGTATATATTCATTCTCTGAATTTTGAGTTTCATAGTTGATCATCTGGTTTGAATTCGGCTCGGTTTTTGCAGATACATAGTTTCTGACTGTGATTCAGTATATGAGTTCTTCAATGGACAACACTATACCAAAACACCAGAAGAAGCTGCAGCTACAGCAATATTGGCAGGTAATGCTTGAAATGCTAATTACTCATTAAAGTTGATTATCAGGTTGCTTGTTAATTGCATTTTTTCCTTAAAAGAGGCTTAGTATTTATAATgaaattgcatttttttttttaatttgataggTCTGGATCTCAATTGCTGGTGATTCTTAGGCCAGCACACTGAAGTCTTGGTCCCACTATGATGAGTCGAATATTGACAAGGCTGTCTCAAATAATTTTGCTACTATGATGAGACTTGGTTTTTTTTATGGTGATCCTACCAAGCAAATCTATGGAAATCTTGGTCCAAAACATGGTATCCACTATCATAAGTACCAATGACAAACATGAACATGAGAGCAGATCCTTTGACGGGCTATCCAGGTAGAACCTACAGATTTCATACTAGAGAAACTGTTTATTCATCCAAGAGCTCCAAGCATAGTCCATCTGCAGTGAATCACTTCAGGCTCACGGTTTTTTACAAAAGTTTCTGAGTCAGCACAGAGACCAACAGTATCCCATTCATAGTCACCTGGGAACTCACTAGTCAAGTAAGACGGAAGCTCACTGGAGAATCCATTGCCCATGAGCTTAGGGGCAAAGGAGAAGAGCTTCACCGCCTTGCTATTGGAAGTGGTGGGTGGAAAAGAGAAGGGGTCCAATGGGTATTAATAGATAATTGGGGATGGATTTCCTTATCTCAGTGAAATCTACATTCAGGATTCCATAAGAGCGGTATTTAAATCTGTCACTTCATTGGAAGGTGtagattttatttgtttgttctTTTAATCCTATGATATTCTTTGGACCgctaaattcttatatttatttattgttcaATAACGAATATCGACGTTCCATATTTGATTGATCGATTCATACTTTGATAAATtttcacattaaaaaaaattctttttaattctttttatcaGTGTATGTAAATACTATCGGAAAGTAttagaatgaatgaaaagactccttattaaaaagtaataaattatataacttctaaaatagtaaattttacctcttaaatgttatttttttatttaaattataaatttttattttattaataatatattttttattagattaccattatttaattttaactttaaaaaaattaatgttaaaaatattaaattttatcaatattaaaattatatgtactaaattattataaataagaaaatttaaaaaattaaattattatactttattaataaattttaaccttctctaaataaaattagtaaaatatttaaattttaaaataataaaatttcttttataatgttaataaaaatata
Proteins encoded in this region:
- the LOC122724696 gene encoding beta-xylosidase/alpha-L-arabinofuranosidase 2-like isoform X2; the protein is MLTFFVIPDGEEAKRPLVNGKPTCADPNLLYGVIRGEWKLNGYIVSDCDSVYEFFNGQHYTKTPEEAAATAILAGLDLNCW
- the LOC122724696 gene encoding beta-xylosidase/alpha-L-arabinofuranosidase 2-like isoform X1; the encoded protein is MINLFLIPFMQHLTCSVIPSIFEPCGLTQVNGKPTCADPNLLYGVIRGEWKLNGYIVSDCDSVYEFFNGQHYTKTPEEAAATAILAGLDLNCW